Within Triticum dicoccoides isolate Atlit2015 ecotype Zavitan chromosome 1B, WEW_v2.0, whole genome shotgun sequence, the genomic segment aagccatagagccctcacaaccaaaaaataaagaggccgcctagccggatagacggccagatgacaggccgaaagcgacaagcggcgctgcACACAAgcggacttatgatcctgggaagatagacggcccaactaggtccatctatgggccaaaaaagagggccccaggaagtaacacaacatgacaagtgttcgaagacagcggcacacccaaatacaggggcgccgcacacccgctatgtttcaccgatgaggtgctggatcatgaaattccagcagggttcaaacccataaacatagaggcatacgacggaacaacagaccccggagtctggatagaagattacatactacacttacacatggctagaggatatgatctccacgccataaaatatctacccctcaagctcaaagggccagctcggcattggctcaaaagcctcccagaaaacactgttggaagttgggaagagcttgaagacgcgtttagagcaaattttcaagggacttatgtccaccctccggatgcagacgatctaagtcatataactcaacaacccggagagtcagcgcgcaaattctggaacaggttccttaccaaaaggaaccaaatagtcgactgtccggacgcggaagccttagcagctttcaaacacaacgtccgagacgaatggatcgccagacacctcggccaagagaagccaagaacaatggctgcgctaacaagcctcatgacgcgcttttgcgcaggagaagacagctggctagcaagatgcagcacgagtgacccgagtacatccgagatcagagatggaaacggaaaatcacggcgcaggaaagaccaccgccggaataaagaaaaaagcccaaagagcacggcggtcaataccggattcaaaagctcatggccaaacaataaaacactgcctcttaaggacaacagtgacgagctatccaacttaaacaaaattttggatcggatatgtcaaatccacaatacctccggaaggcctgcaaaccataccaaccgaaattgttgggtttttaaacagtccggcagactcaacgccgaacacaaggggctcgatgtgccaagcgaggacgatgacgaaccccaccagcagagcaccggaagtcagaagactttcccacaagaagtcaaaacagtaaactcacttcatgtgatagtatggaaaaccaacacggcactcgctaagacaagtgtcgcacagtccaccccagcggaacaccgagattggatgtcaaaaccaatcactttcgaccatctggattattccagaagtatccggaacgcaggatggactgctctgatattggatcccataatagacggactgcaatttacacaagttctgatggacggcggcagtgacttaaacctgctatatccggacacaatccgcaagttggggatagaccctactacaattagacatagccgcacttccttcaaaggagtggcgctaggcccttacgccaggtgcacaggttcattattactagaagttgtgttcgggtcacctgacaacttccgacgagaaaagctaacctttcatgtcgccccattcaaaagtagctatcaagcactactgggacgtgaagctttcgtccgctttaacgcaataccacactatgcgtctcttacgcttaaaatgcccggtccatgcggcatcattGTATTAAAAGGTCGTCTAAGACCCTGGACACGGCTAGAcgggtccggaataaataagctaggggctacctagccgcacaccccttcacaagggtttgtgtaTATAAgctataatgagctagcataggctcaactttctaaatttatatttcaattttttatgtacTTTTTCGCATGATttattttcaaactaagttcctctctttttacagatgaacaacgtgcacacccgtccaggatacggcacaacggagacacaggcgcagacgtgcagtagggacccgtttcaaggattcttttcagactaagaccctacgtaaacctttcttactgtctcttgttgctataatcccctggtttctcattataaccagagtggaggctggcgttttggcatcggccgcgcccgaGGAACTTGCCCGtatctggacacaaggggcttagggcattgttctgcccgtcattataaagaccgaacaccttcgggagtgttcggcgtctcgagttaggccttatatgcatcagctccgaatcatgtcttgggtcaaatgttgggttttcccggctcctatgttttgcggccttacgttccgtatcatcggctaatgcggcaccaggagaactactgcgattatgccccagttcggctgggcgagcacctcagtagagaaagccgaaaactgactgtcatgataaagcgagagactggtcaaccactcgatcgaccaagggaatgtttagaattcctccgctttgacgaagggccgtttcccggtcaggcacatacgcgccccaaattcggagagcgcggtgcccccaggggttatgtcgtagccccaccctcgaactccatggctaagtgaaagtgataaagcattatagcccggttgcctcgtttgctacgctaccacctcctttacaagaccgagacatcggattaagtgtgaaaacgcgctattttttgtgaacacccccacaccttgtgcgtgggggctgaagccgacgactgccatctttcaggttatacacacgtatacatgaacggccgcataggagatattccattacttgaacgcacaagtataaaaggcgcttacatcataaatattgttttacaacataaaaacgttcatttgaacgtaacattttttgagcactgcgactctattacacgagcaccacgcagcacttcgccaaaatagtgctcggcgggtaaccggctatcgtccgaacccggggtcgcaacagcggtggcatccatctctgtccaatgtgtcttcacacgggcgagtgccatccgcgcaccctctatgcaggccgaccgcttcatcgccttgatatgcggcaccgccccaagaaattgctgcaataagccaaagtaactcttcggcttgggcctatccggccagacatgggtcacgatatccgtcatggcaagcccggacaacctatttagctcagccca encodes:
- the LOC119350362 gene encoding uncharacterized protein LOC119350362; amino-acid sequence: PITFDHLDYSRSIRNAGWTALILDPIIDGLQFTQVLMDGGSDLNLLYPDTIRKLGIDPTTIRHSRTSFKGVALGPYARCTGSLLLEVVFGSPDNFRREKLTFHVAPFKSSYQALLGREAFVRFNAIPHYASLTLKMPGPCGIIVLKGRLRPWTRLDGSGINKLGWMHATYTYTYHKGNEQ